The nucleotide window ATGGTTAGGACAGTGGTGTTGTGTCTGCCAAGGACCGTCCATCGATCAAGTTAGTAATGTGTTTGATTAAAGCGAGTAGCTCAGATTGATATGAACGACTTACCTCCTCATGGAGCGAAGCGTGATTTATATAGGGGTAACTAAAGCCCTTGCAAGATAGGAATACTTGTGCCAGATTGACATTGAATTTTTAGATGTCAGGTAAAACAGTATAGGTTTGGTTTACCTATCCCTTAAGGAGAAAGGCTTCTAGGAACTTTCTCACAGTAGGCCAACCAGATAGAGCACCACAAGCCAATCTGTGTTGGGCATGACTAAGGTTTTAAATATTGGTATCTTCATAtgtatcggtactttgaaaaatggagatatcggaaatatcggggatacagGGTAACAAAatgtcgtttttgaaaaaagtcaatttattagaaatttagaactacatataaatacatatgaatttcaacttcatctacatccaaaaagagactctaggtggttgaaaagccgctcgctaGTCTActaaaatgcaataatcagaccaagacatatgacccatttagtgcgaattgtagtgatgaacatgatagttatagatctctttagagctgccgactgtttcccctataaggggataataaggatgaacccaactagataactgatcatatacttctccatattgattatatccataagcatcataaccaaattgattattgccttcatgagattcatttgagatcccactgcgctctgtgcctaaactgatagagtcaaaacttaaggcaatttaagaaacatcagatggggtactttgttcatcagttgcacctctagtcctcctcccatatcgggtcttctcttgagcaccatgaccagctatTCTCACtctgtggtcttcatcttgggtggtatgatcaaaattaccttcacaggtaaattggaatcctccatccacagaaaattgtccatattcatatctttcacctccaccacctgttccacttccaccctctccaccatcatcagaactatctggagttgctgtaccaccccacttatcatcactatctgaattatcttctgggtttttaacaacttctttagataagactctctctacgttgattccagcattagttgcagtttctacaacttgtggaagaggtcttccagtttcatcatcgaggtgtgcaggcgtaatccaatcatgaagtggatcaatgccattatcaagcggctcgcttgcaacatgaagtagatctatatagttgttttcattgaccacattattcTTTGCATGTTTATCTCCCAGCCGCAGCTTCATGTTGTAGTAGCAGTATACAAgttttttatcttctttctattattcaactacagagttacagacatagtcacagactacacagtaccaaatctTTCCTCACACAtatttgcatttagacttttagagaattacttctcaccctaAATTgggtatttctcctcacctagattcgccttgagggaattttctactcacctagattcactTTGAAGGGATTTCTCCTCATTCAGATTTGTCtttaggagatctctcttcacacagattttcatttagagaattattgagttttttttttttttttacctcaaattttacagatatttcttcactttattggggatatatcgcaaatatctaatatatcggggatatttgacgatatcggagaaatttcacagaaacggtaaaagataaaatatttaccccctagatatatcgttccgtcgaaaaaaggagatatcgcagatatttaaaaccttgggcATGACCTTATGGTTCATACTTGTTTTTCGTATCTCCTTTAAGATGGACTTTCTCGTATTGGACTGGAGTCATTACGGATCAACCCGTTGGATTCGGAGCAGAGACCCTAGAGTTTAATGATGATATCTGTAACTATCATCGCTCCGGCTCTCTCGGACCCTCTTTAACAATATTATCATATCcaaaaagtaattaaattgtgCCAGTACATTGAGAATGAAGTAGTGAGTTACATAAGAGGAAGTGAAAAAGAGTGACGTTCCCTTTAGCCCCTTTTCATGGTTATCAGTCAGAGAACCTGGAAAAGCTGATCATCCTTCAGAAATTGCAtattttgaagatgatgaaagGTGAAGAAAGTGGCTTGATCTGGTGAATTGAACTACCGACTTGATATTGAATGAATATTTGATTCTGCAATTAATAACAATCTGTGAATGGTTATACATTCTGAAGTCAAATGAACTTTTCAGCTTATGATAGACATCTCCATACATGATGTAAGCTGAAGAACTAGCTAACTCATGGATATTTAATAATAATTCCTAACGAGGTAAATACAAGCCTTCTGTAATTGCTTATCTACCAAGTAACTAAATAACTAATTAATTACCATGaagttttattaatttatttatttttattctggACGACAATGTAATCCCCTCCCCACCGTCTATCAGTGATATTTGAATCCATGACCTCCAAAGTGTTAGTTAGGTTACCTAACCAACAGGTCACAGCTCACCGATTACCATAAAAGTATATTTGAATCTGATTACCATAAAAGTATATTTGAATCCAATTACcataaaaatatatatggatGTACAAACTACAAAGAGTGTCGTACCTTTAATCCGAAGAATAAAAAAGAGATtagtttcaacttctttttttttttttttaatgtttgagTTTCAACTTTAGATGTGAAGACACGTTGATCATTTCTCATAGATTATTAAGAAAGTCATGAACAATTCAGTAATCTGTATCAATCACTGAATTACTGATAAAGTCAAATTTGACCTAGATGATCATTGAATTCTTCTCGGCTAAAACAGAGAAGTTACATATAGGTTATTTTATAATATTACAATGGAGACCGCCACCGCCGCGAACAcaccaacccccccccccccccccccccccccccccctccattTCGCAGTAAACCACAATGTCCGAGTGTAAATTATGCTTAGGGTTTGCTGCATTGGATATGTGacttcaagaaaaataaaattacaaggaaaattcTTAGGGCAACCCCAATTAAAGCAATCTAAATTAAGAGCTGGGAGGGCTGAGGCCGGAAGCTTCAAGAATTTGTCACAAATTCATTCCTGCATGTTTGCTTCCAAATTAGGGTGTAAAATTTAAGAAGAGACATGAGATCAAAAGTCTTGATTATAATGTACCCAAAAAAAGAGTCTATTGATAATTACCAGAAGCCAATGAAAACGTTTCAAACGCTGATATGCCTAGATCTCTAATTAATTGTTTACTGTATCGATCTTCCATGTCTAATCCATCATATCAGGTAATAAACTACAAATCATTgacatatatattaaaaaactgaTTCATTGAACTGAACTAAAATTCCCCACCAAGCAAATTTATACAAAGAAATTATAATACACACACCAGCCAGAGATCATGTTCGATCAAGAATTAGTATCTAAATTAGAGGCCAGAAACCAATTGGAAATTAAAGAACATTAATTATTATCCTTTTCATTGCTGCAAACTCAAATAAGCTTTTACAAATATAACATCGAGAACATCCCCCCAAGTTGCTCTCCTTTTAATTCACATCTCGCTTCCTACACATCTTTCTAGTTAATATCTCTCAGTTATAAGAAATGCAGGCTAGGATTGACTGATCGTTCATGAAGATGAACTGATCCTCTGTTTTAGTAAGGCGGTCTTGAATGAGTCCAAGCATAAGCGTCATGCCCGAGTGGGCCGCCGTTGGGGATCAGATTGGGTGGCAGACCGTAAAGGGGGAGCGACGACGGATCAGGCAGCTGTCCGCCGTGCCCGGGTGGCTGCAACTGAGGACCGCCACTACTTCCAACTCCAGTAGGGGAGCTTCCAGAAGCTCCAtgacctccaccaccaccaccgcttCCAGcctcatcatcttcctcaaGAGGCAGTCTCTCATAAGTAGCATTAGCAAAAGTAGCAGCCACAACCATAACTGGTCCAGCCGCAACAAGTGATCCAACAACGCTTCCCCCAACCACCTGACCCTGACCGCCTGCTAGATAGACGGTCAGGCCTGTTGACCCGGGCGGAGCAGGTCCTGGCAGAAACGCTCCGCTCAGGGACAGGATCTCGAACCTTCCATGGAGTGCCACAACGGCCCCGGGGGCAGCGGGTTGTCTCAGTGTCACGTTGGCCACTGAGCCACTCCCGCTGAGCACGCAAACACCTCTCTGACGCCTCCGTGCGAATTGTGCCACGCTCtccgccacgtcagcaccgcCGGCAACTTCCATCACGTGGCTTCTAAGGGAGTTGGGGCTGTCCCTGGTCACGAAGATGGGcggtttgggtttgtttttggaTCCGGGAGGGCGGCCTCGGGGCCTTCGAGATCCAATCTCGACGGCCCCTTCTTTAGGCTCTTCTCCTTGATCTCTATCTTCGTCGTCGTCTCTGCCACCGCCACTGCTTCTGCCGCCGCTGTTTTCGTTCATGGAAATCTCGAGTTCTCGCTTGTTTAGCGCTGCTGGTGAATTGGCTGCCGGGTCCATTCCCGGCAGCCCCAGCTGACCGCTCCACCACGGATTCGCCAGACTAGCAATTTTGGAtcaaatttagggaattaagacGAAGAGATGACTCACTCTAAGCTTCTTAGTTTTCTTGTTCACTTCTACTAGTTCACAACTTGAGATGAAGAAAGCAAACGAAGCAAAGCTGTAACCTAACAATCCACTCACACTTAGCTAGAAATTGAGCGAGAATTAAGGACGCTGATGGGAGTTATAGGAGAAGACAGAATTAGATTCAATTGTTGATGGTGATCATGAACATGTCTGATGTAGAAGTGATCTTAGTCTGGATAGAGAATATATGTATGGAACAGATGCAAAAACCCTTGCTCTGATAGAATCAAgtacaaagaagaagagagagaaggagagagagaaggggagagagagagagaataattaaaattaagaaAGCACAGAAAGAGGGATTGAAGTGAAATTAAAGagtatatttataaataaaaaggggggaCTAACATTTAATTCCAAATACAAAGTGTTTTGTGGGTGTTTTGGGTCAGCTTTAGCTGAGCTCTAGCCTGTTGTGATTTCGGGAGCTCCTAATGAGATTTTCATTGTCTAAAATAAGAGGAAAGATTAGTGACGTGTGCTTTGGGAGGGATCGGACTTAGGGTTTCGTGGGGTCGCGTGCGCGTGGGAAGGTGGGGATCACGTCGTTTTCTGTGGCCCAGTTTACATATCAAAACCTTTAGGCATTGTGTGTTTCTTTGTCTCTGACTCTGAGACTCGCTCAGTGATCTGTGGCCGTGTGCTTCACAGTAACGGTGTTACTATTACTGCTCAGatagagagaggaagagagagaacttGAAGTCTCTATCTGGACAAGACCTGGCTGGGGTTTGTATTTACTAGTACTACTAGTACCACTACCAGTTGCCCCCAATCTTTTTCAGAGACAAACCCTCTCCTTTTGTGGTTTTGCTCATTTTTGGTATTTAAAGTACGGTATTGTTTATTTCCTTAAGTAGACTGTTCCTATGGTCCTTTTCTTAATTAGGGTCATAATTAGGGAAATAatattgtccaaaaaaaaagaaaatgaaagacaGGGAGAAAGTTGTAATTCTAACAAATTTAAGAACACCTTATTTCCCTccttcatctttctttttgGTCGGAATTTCCATCTATAGTTCTAATACATTCTACTTCTAGGAATAATTTCTACCAAAAGACACTTTGCAAGGAACAAACAATGTGTAGATTATTAGGGGTGGAGATTAGGGCAAGTTTAAAAGTTTTGAACTCTAGAGGATAAAAAGGCTAGAAGAAAAACGTAAAGAAGCAAGTTCTAACTAAGGACGTAATCATGTGACCGTTAAAATGTAACCGTAATTGTGTCAGCCACATCTAAGGGAGTGGGAAAAAAAAGTGTCATGAGCCACAAAGGGGAGACAAGAAAAAATGATtagtgaaaaggaaaaaagaaaccCGAAAAAGAGTTGAGGTCAGActacttcaaaaattttaaaaagagATGATTATTCAAAAAAACATCAGACAGTTTAAAAAGAACCtgctaatttttatttttgattacCCAATTTTTAAGAATTAGCGTAA belongs to Rosa chinensis cultivar Old Blush chromosome 4, RchiOBHm-V2, whole genome shotgun sequence and includes:
- the LOC112198154 gene encoding AT-hook motif nuclear-localized protein 20, whose translation is MDPAANSPAALNKRELEISMNENSGGRSSGGGRDDDEDRDQGEEPKEGAVEIGSRRPRGRPPGSKNKPKPPIFVTRDSPNSLRSHVMEVAGGADVAESVAQFARRRQRGVCVLSGSGSVANVTLRQPAAPGAVVALHGRFEILSLSGAFLPGPAPPGSTGLTVYLAGGQGQVVGGSVVGSLVAAGPVMVVAATFANATYERLPLEEDDEAGSGGGGGGHGASGSSPTGVGSSGGPQLQPPGHGGQLPDPSSLPLYGLPPNLIPNGGPLGHDAYAWTHSRPPY